The bacterium sequence GCCCGCACCGCGTTTGATCACGATCTGATAGCCAAAGCGTGAGGCCCACGACCAATCTTCGAGTTCGTGCCAGTCGGGGAGGTCGTCTGCGACTGTGCGGATACCGTCAACTCCCATTCGAACACCCGACGCGTTTGAATCCGTCTCCGTCAGCATCCCGTTGGCGTTTCGACGCATCGCCGCCAGGATGGCTTCGTCGATGGATACGCCTAGCTTCACATCACCCTGAAAATCCCCGAACTGGTTGTTGCAGCTCATCGGATAGTCGGGGGCGTTGCGGGAGTGCTTCAGTTCTTCGAAGCTGCAGCTTTGGTAGGCATCGAACTTCCGGTCGGCCAGATAGATCGTCTCGGATGTATCGTCATAGCCGACGACCACTGCCCGATGACCCGGGAAATGACTCGTGGTGTTGTGGTAGCGCAGATAGAAGGTGTCGGTGGACACCATCACGGGCAGGCCGGCGTCGATCTGCTCCCGCACCGCAGTCCAGGCCTGGTCGTCATCGGCAATCGGGCGATCCTCGAAGGGGATCTGCGTGTTGAGGCTGAAGTCGCTCTCGAGAGTCATCGTGCGACCGTGGAACATGCGCGTGGGGCTCAGGTGGTGGGATTGGATGTAGAAGAAACCCAGACCCGAAGACAGGCCGAAGATCATTTCCTCGGAGAAGTTCACTCCGCGGAAAGAGAGGATATTGCGCAGTGCGGTCGACGCGCAGTGTTCGCCGGTGCGATGAGCGTATCCCTCCACCATCACGGTCATCTTTTCGCGATCTCCACTGGGCCGGTCCGAGGGCCCGAATCGAGAGCATAGGCCCACGGGCTCCGGCGTGCAGGAGAGGCGGCCCTTGACTCTCCATCGATAATTCCATAAAGTTGGAACTATGGAAAAGCAATCCGTGATCAGCGCACTCGCGGCACTCGCCCAGGAAACGCGACTCGACGTCTTTCGCCTGTTGGTTCGGGCGGGTCCCGATGGACTGTCCGCCGGTGTCGTCGGCGACGAACTCGGGATTCCCTCCGCGACGCTTTCGTTCCATCTGAAGGAACTCCGCAGTGCCGGGCTGGTCCAGTGCGAGCGCGATGGCCGCTCCAGAATCTACAGCCCGGATCTGGAGACCACGACCGAACTGGTCAACTACCTGACCGAGAACTGCTGCCAGGGTGTAGGAAAACCCCCGTCGAAGCAGCGCGCGAGGAGAACATCATGAGTACAGGTACTACGAGCAATTCAACGACGCGTCCGCAGGACGCCGACGAACTGCGCGACCGGGTCAGCGAAGGTTACACACGCGTGGCCGAGAGTGCCGGACTGGGCGACGGGCAACGCGTGGACGAGGTCGGTCGGCGCATCGGTTACAGCGACGACCAGCTCGAAGCCGTGCCCGAGGGTGCGAACATGGGAGTGGGCTGTGGCAACCCGACCGCGATCGATGCACTGCGGCCCGGTGAGACCGTCGTCGACCTGGGATCCGGAGCGGGCATGGACGCGTTTCTGGCGGCGCGGCAGGTCGGTTCAACCGGGAAGGTGATCGGTATCGACATGACGGACGCCATGCTCGAGCGCGCACGAGAGAACGCGCGCAGCGTGGGCGTCGAGAACGTGGAGTTTCGCAAGGGCCAGATCGAGGATCTGCCACTCGAAGACCAGAGTGTGGACGCGATCATTTCGAATTGCGTCATCAATCTGTCGCCGGAAAAGGACCGCGTCTACGCCGAGGCGTTTCGCGTACTGCGTCCGGGTGGTCGCGCCATGGTTTCCGATATCGTCGTCGACCGGCCACTTCCACCGGCCCTCGTCGATCGACTCGATGCCTGGATCGGTTGTGTCGGCGGTGCGACCTTGCGAGAGGAGTATCTGGCGACGATCCGGCGAGCCGGTTTCAGCGATGTGCGGGTAGAGCGAGAGTCGTGTTTCGGCGACGGAATCGATTTCAACGACCCGCAGGTGCGCGAGATCATGGATGACCTCAATATTGGCCACGAAGAAGCGATGGGTTACGCGAAGGCCATCACCAGTCTGCATATCCTGGCGATTCGTTAGCCGTCCGTCGCAACCCCCTCCCGACGGCGCGTTCAGTCGGCTACGGCGATCATCGCCAGATCCGCGGCCGCGTCGTCGTACGGGTCGCCACACACATTGGCGAAGACCTCCAGGACTCGCAGACCCGCCGCCTCGAGTTCCCGTTGCAGGCTTTCGGGCTCGAAGTACTGCATCCAGTTGTAGACCTCCCAGCGCCGCTCGGGTTCGAAGATCGTGAAGTGGTCGAGGCTGACGTGCTCTGGCTCGTAGCGGAGGGAACACTGCAGGCCGAAGTATGGACCGGCTGACCAGAAGCCATCCATGAACCGCTCGCCGAACAACACCATTTCGTGCCTGGCTTCGAAGGCCGTCAAGGCGGAGGCGTCCAGTAGCAAGTGTCCGCAGTCGGCGATCAGTTCGCGGAAGCCGACCAGGAGGTTGTGGCGATCGTCTGGTGCCAGGGCGCAGTAGTCCTGATAGATGAGCGTGACCAGGTCCGCCTTCCCCGACGGCCGAAACTGACGATAGTCGGCTTCGATGTACTCGATCTCCAGGCTTTCCTCGGTCGCGACTCCCCGGGCGTGTTCGAGAGAGCGGCGCGAGAAGTCGATACCTGCCACTGTTGCACCGCAGCGCGCAAAACCCGTGGTGTAGAGCCCCGGCCCGCAGCCGAAGTCGATGACGCGCTTATCGGGACCCAGTACGAAACGTCGACTGATCCATTCGAGGGAACGCTCGACGAAGGCCCGTGGCCGCGAAGCCTTGTGTTCATCCGGGTCCAGGTGGAGTCGCAACATCTGGGCGGAGATATGTTCGTCGGTCCAGAGTGTGTCGGTGGTGATCCGGGAAAATGGTGCCGGCCGAGAGCAGGCTGCGTGCAGGCTCGCGTAGACGGGGTCGTTCACGAAGTCTCCATTCGGGCGCGGGGAGAGGGATTCGATACTGCCGATTTCCGGGTTCGCGCGCCAACGTATTGTCAACCAAGTTGACAGTATGCTCAATTGGCTCTACAGACAACGAATGGACGCAGGTCGCCTCGCCTCCGAGATCGCAGATCGCATCGGACACACCCACGTCCTGTTGAGTGATGCCGTCGACGAGATCATCGGACCGCTCGGTATCAGTCGCAGCATGGGAATTGCGCTCGCAGTACTCGACGCGTTTCCGGATGGACTGAGTCAGACTGCCTGGGCGCGCTTGCAGGGCGTGACGCGGCAGCGAGCCCACGCTCTTGCGAATCGTCTCGACGACGACGGCCTGATCCTGCTCGAAGCGCAGGGCCGCGAGGTCCGGGTCACTCTTTCGACGACCGGCCGCCGACTCGTGCGCGGGGTAGAGCCTCGCACCCAGGCCCGGCTCGCAAGCGCAACCACGGGACTCTCGTCGCGGGAAAAGCGAGAACTTCACTTGCTGTTGGGCAAGCTGATCACCAGTCTTGAACGAGACGCGGATTCCTGATGTCGCTCTATCTCTTTCTCAAGGTGATTCATCTGCTGGGCGTCAGCTTGTTTGCGGGAATCTCGTTCTCCAATGGTTATGCGGCCAGCAGTGCGGTTCGAAGCGGTGACCTGGCCCGGATCGAATTCGCATTCGATCTGGTTGCGCGTCAAAACCGCGTGTTCCTCATTCCCTCGACTCTGATTCTGTTCGCGACTGGCCTTTGGATGGCTCTTCTCACCGGCACTCCCGTATTGAGTGGATGGCTTGCAGAGGTCCTGGCCTTGTACACGGGACTCGTGGGCTTGCTCTGGCTTGCGGTCCACCTGGAAGCGAGGCTCCATCGCCTTTCGATCGCAGCGCGGGAGGTCGGAGAGCTGCCCGTCGATTTCGCGCGCCTGATGCGTTGCTGGAGTTCGCTGGGTCTGCTGGCCAGCGTCGGAATCATCTTGATGGTCGCAATCATGACGGCGAAGATCTCGCTATTGAACGGAGGCATGGGATGAGCCTGGAGAAAGTCCGCGAGGTCAAAGTTCCGCGAGGTCTGACTCGGCGACTCTATCGCGCACCGATCGCCTTGTACCGGCTCGGGCTCGGGGGACTGCTCGGCAAGCGCTTCATCCTCATCGAGCACACGGGACGGGTGTCGGGTCTGACACGCAGAGCCGTGGTGGAGGTGCTCCGCTACGACGCAGTGCGGGACGAATTCATTATCGCGTCTGGATTTGGTGAGGGCGCAGACTGGTACAAGAACCTGATCGCAACTCCGCGCGCGAGCATCCAGTCGGGCAGTCGACGCGTTCAGGTCGTGGCGAATCCGCTTCCCGTCGAGAGACGAGAGCGCGAACTCCTCGACTACGGACAGCGCAATCCGGAAGCCGCGAAGTTCGTGGCCAAGCTCATGGGATACCGCCACGACGGAACGGACGAAGACCTGCGCGCCCTCGGCCGCCTGCTCCCCCTTCTGGTCCTGGACGTGCAAGACGGAACCGTACCAATCGCTCTGGATCCCGAGCTCAGAACATCAGGTGCAGGACCGTGATGGTCACGGCGGGAAAGACACTGAAGAAGTTCGTGCAGCCGTGGTACACGCATTGCGGAACCAGTCGCCCGCTACGATGCATGACCCAGAGCCAGATCGTTCCGCTGATCCAGGTCGCGAGCAGAACCGCTCCCCAGGCGAAGATCCAGTTCTTGTCGAGTGGGAACAGGTGAATGACGAAGGCCGTGTGCCAGAATGCAAACATGATGGGGGCGAGAGTCAATCGCCTTCGCTCGGATACGCCCGCCGCTTTGCCCGCATCATCCAGGCAGGCTCGCCAGTAGATCTCTTCGCTGGGTCCGTTGATCAACGAGGCCACAAGAATTGCCAACGCCATATTGGTCGTGAGATGCGGCAGGTAGTTAGTGGCCCAGAGGGGAACGGTCCAGATGAGAGGCCCGTAGACCAGGAGATACTGGAGGAACAGGTGATCACCGCGGAGTTTCAAGCTAAGGCGAAATCGCTCCCGGTTGAACACGCCGCCGCGTCTGCGTCGGTAGTAGAGCGTGTAACTCCAGATGGTGGTCCAGTAGATGATGAGCAAGGGAACCCAGATCGAGCCAGGTTGCATCCCTCCGGCGCGAAACAGATAGGTCAGCCCGGCGACTACGATCGGCACGGTCCACGGAACGATGAAGAAGAAGCGTCTGGAGAAGGGATCTCCCGAATCTGAAGCGGTTGCGATGTCACTCGAGTCGACGGATTCAATCTGTCGTTGTGAGGTCATTGCTCTCCCAGAGGCTATCATCAACGAATGCCCTCGCCATCCAACCGCTCAACCGCATTCGTGAGCACTGAATCGATCCCCTACGCGCAGACGATTCTCGCGATCGAGCTTTCGAAGTTTGCAATGTTGACCCGGGTCGTGGAGCTGTTGTTTCGCACGGCCCACTCGAAACCGTATCAGAACCTCATCGACGCTGGAGCTCCGGCCGCCGCACTGCATGAACCCGGCTCGTTCGGGGTTTTCATGGGCTACGACTTCCACCTGGGTGAGTCCGGTCCCCGTCTGATCGAAGTGAATACGAACGCGGGCGGCGCTCTATTGAACGGGTTGCACACCGCGGCTCTATGCCAGCCCGAGCGACTCGACTGGCTGTGTTGCGATCCGCCCAGCGTTGCGGACGTCGAAGCCTTCATCGTGCAGAGCTTTCGCGAGGAGTATTCGGCGGCGAAAGGCGCGGACGCCGCGCTGCGCAATGTGGCGATCGTCGATGAATGCCCTACCGAGCAATTCCTACACCCCGAGATGGAACTCTTCCGCGAACTCTTTGTGCGCCACGGTATCGAAGCGCGGATCTGCGATACAGTCGATATCGTCGCCGGTGCAGACGGTGGCGTTGAATTCGACGGCATGCCTATCGATCTGGTCTACCTGCGCGATACGGACTTTCAACTCTCGAGTGAGCGCACGGCTGTTCTGCGCGAAGCCTGGCTGGCAAACCGCGTGGTCCTGACACCTTCACCGCGAGAGCACCACTTGCTCGCCAACAAGCAACGGCTCGAGATCTTTTCCAGTGAAGCGGCACTGAACGAACTCGGCCTGGCGCCAGAGGATGCCGCCTTTCTGGCCGAGGTCGTTCCCGAGACCCGCCAGCTCTCGTCGATGAGCTTTGACGAGGCCTGGGCGACGCGTCGCGAGTGGGTCTTCAAACCGGCCAGCGCCTACGGGAGCAAGGCAGTCTATCGCGGCGACAAGATCTCGAAGCGCAAGCTCGACGAGATCTACCTCGAAGGCGGATTCCTGGCTCAGCGGCGGGTCGATCCCGGGACGATTCCCGTCGAAACACCCGAGGGCGAGCGCGACATGAAATTCGACGTGCGTGCCTACGTCTATCGCGAGCAGATCTTCCTGCTCGGCGCGCGGGTCTACCAGGGTCAGGTTACCAATCTGCGCAGTCCCGGGGGCGGGTTTTCAGCCATCTGCGTAGCCCGCGATGCAACCGGGCTGGACGGTTGTTCTTCCCCATCCGGCAGGGGCTGAGTTTTTCTGAGATCCTGTCGCTAGATCTTCCTGCCACAACTCCGGAGACATACCCCCGATGCAAGCCTCCTCAACTCCCGATTTCCCCATCGCCATTCTCGGTGCCGGATTTGCCGGTCTGGGCATGGGAATTCAGTTGAAGAAGGCGGGGATCCTGAGCTTTGTGATCATCGAGCGCGAGGACGACGTCGGTGGGACCTGGCGCGACAACACTTATCCGGGCTGTGCCTGCGACGTGCCGTCTGACGTGTATTCGTACTCCTTCGAATTGAATCCCGACTGGTCGCGCGCCTTTTCGCCA is a genomic window containing:
- a CDS encoding BtrH N-terminal domain-containing protein, producing the protein MTVMVEGYAHRTGEHCASTALRNILSFRGVNFSEEMIFGLSSGLGFFYIQSHHLSPTRMFHGRTMTLESDFSLNTQIPFEDRPIADDDQAWTAVREQIDAGLPVMVSTDTFYLRYHNTTSHFPGHRAVVVGYDDTSETIYLADRKFDAYQSCSFEELKHSRNAPDYPMSCNNQFGDFQGDVKLGVSIDEAILAAMRRNANGMLTETDSNASGVRMGVDGIRTVADDLPDWHELEDWSWASRFGYQIVIKRGAGGSFFRSLYASFLEEAAEYVPDIATARLPQIMTAIAARWRDLATLLKEQSERESCEPALFTRAGEIAAELADAEHAFFTSLREVAD
- a CDS encoding helix-turn-helix transcriptional regulator, whose amino-acid sequence is MEKQSVISALAALAQETRLDVFRLLVRAGPDGLSAGVVGDELGIPSATLSFHLKELRSAGLVQCERDGRSRIYSPDLETTTELVNYLTENCCQGVGKPPSKQRARRTS
- the arsM gene encoding arsenite methyltransferase, translated to MSTGTTSNSTTRPQDADELRDRVSEGYTRVAESAGLGDGQRVDEVGRRIGYSDDQLEAVPEGANMGVGCGNPTAIDALRPGETVVDLGSGAGMDAFLAARQVGSTGKVIGIDMTDAMLERARENARSVGVENVEFRKGQIEDLPLEDQSVDAIISNCVINLSPEKDRVYAEAFRVLRPGGRAMVSDIVVDRPLPPALVDRLDAWIGCVGGATLREEYLATIRRAGFSDVRVERESCFGDGIDFNDPQVREIMDDLNIGHEEAMGYAKAITSLHILAIR
- a CDS encoding methyltransferase domain-containing protein translates to MNDPVYASLHAACSRPAPFSRITTDTLWTDEHISAQMLRLHLDPDEHKASRPRAFVERSLEWISRRFVLGPDKRVIDFGCGPGLYTTGFARCGATVAGIDFSRRSLEHARGVATEESLEIEYIEADYRQFRPSGKADLVTLIYQDYCALAPDDRHNLLVGFRELIADCGHLLLDASALTAFEARHEMVLFGERFMDGFWSAGPYFGLQCSLRYEPEHVSLDHFTIFEPERRWEVYNWMQYFEPESLQRELEAAGLRVLEVFANVCGDPYDDAAADLAMIAVAD
- a CDS encoding DUF2269 family protein, with the protein product MSLYLFLKVIHLLGVSLFAGISFSNGYAASSAVRSGDLARIEFAFDLVARQNRVFLIPSTLILFATGLWMALLTGTPVLSGWLAEVLALYTGLVGLLWLAVHLEARLHRLSIAAREVGELPVDFARLMRCWSSLGLLASVGIILMVAIMTAKISLLNGGMG
- a CDS encoding nitroreductase family deazaflavin-dependent oxidoreductase, whose protein sequence is MSLEKVREVKVPRGLTRRLYRAPIALYRLGLGGLLGKRFILIEHTGRVSGLTRRAVVEVLRYDAVRDEFIIASGFGEGADWYKNLIATPRASIQSGSRRVQVVANPLPVERRERELLDYGQRNPEAAKFVAKLMGYRHDGTDEDLRALGRLLPLLVLDVQDGTVPIALDPELRTSGAGP
- a CDS encoding CPBP family intramembrane metalloprotease, encoding MTSQRQIESVDSSDIATASDSGDPFSRRFFFIVPWTVPIVVAGLTYLFRAGGMQPGSIWVPLLIIYWTTIWSYTLYYRRRRGGVFNRERFRLSLKLRGDHLFLQYLLVYGPLIWTVPLWATNYLPHLTTNMALAILVASLINGPSEEIYWRACLDDAGKAAGVSERRRLTLAPIMFAFWHTAFVIHLFPLDKNWIFAWGAVLLATWISGTIWLWVMHRSGRLVPQCVYHGCTNFFSVFPAVTITVLHLMF